The window AAACTTTATAACCTGTTTTCATTGGTATCATTTTTATAAGACCGTGTAAAAAACTAAATCTTCCAACTATATAAATTTTTAGGGTCATGTATATAGTATGGTTAATATGAGTAAAATTTACTAAAATTAAACATTGTTAATGCTATTGCGATTTTTCTACAGAATGTATAAATGCAGATAAAATCTTATTTTTTACCAGTATATTTCACTTAGGGTTTACATTTGATTTTAAAATAAAGCTTCAAAAATCCCAACTATTACAATTTTCGATAACTATATAAACAATAAATATACTATAATAATGAAGCAAAAAAGAGGGTGTATCTGCGAATGATAGAAATATTTACCAATGTTTGGTTTTATGCAATCATATTACTTATAATAATTATAGGTTTAATTATATACCGCTTAAAATTATTCAAGCTTGCGCCAAAAAACCCTGAAGAAGAACTTGCGCAAAAAGCTAAAGAAATTTTACTAAAAGAAAAAACTCTCCAAATAAAAGAAAAAGAACTAAAAAAAGAAGTTGATAAACTTTACAAAGATTCTATCGTAGTTGATAATTTAAGAGAAATAATGGACAAAAAACATTCTAGTTTTAAAGAATATGAATCTAAAATAAAAAATCATTCAAAAGAATTCAAGCATATCAAAAAAATATTAAAAATAACAGATGATTTATTAGAAAAACTTCCTGAAGAAGAAGTTGAAAAATTTGTTAAATCTAAACATTTCAAAGATTATAAAAGAGCAATTGAAAAGTATGTGAAATAAATGGGTCTTATTAAACAAAATAAAAAATCAGTAACTAAAAAGAAAACCGTTAGAAAACCTGCCAAACAATCTAAAAAACCTATATCAAATGCAGTTTATGAAACTAAAATTGATGAGATTCTTAAAATTGTGCAAGACGAAAATAAAGTGACTGTTGAAGAATTAAGTGGGCGTGTAGGCTTAACACTTGAAAAAACAGAGTCATGGTTAAAAATTCTTCAAAATAATGCTCTTGTAAATAACCATTATCCTTTAATGGGTAGAGCATATACAACAAAAATAGACGATCAAAAAATACCTGGAGAAATAATACAAAACAATAAAACTCGAAACTTATTGGCCTTTTCAATAGTATGCTTCATTTTACTTATGGGCCTATACTACATCTTTATGATAAAATGAAAGAAATAAATTGTATAACAGAAAAAAGTAAATTGATCGATTCATATACCCTTATTACTGATAAAGTTCCGGTATCTGTAAACATCTGGGATTGCCCAAATGAAAGTATACCTATATATCATATTAAATTCCCTAACATAGGGCTTGGAACGCAAGCCTTTCTTAATTCACTTAAAGAAGAAATAACTCGGGGAATACCTTTAAGAAATGAATTAATGACCGACCCCAAAATTGCAAAAAAGATTAAACTGGATTATTATAAAAAATTAAAATCCTCAATCGCTGAAAAACTTCCAGATATTAGCAAAGAAAAACTTGAGCTATTCAGCGGTATAACCCTGCATAAAATGCACGGTCTTGGAGATTTAGAGATAATCTTGGGTGACAATTTGCTTGAAGAAGTTACAATCAATGGTTCAAAAGAACCTATCTCAATATACCACAAGAAACATGGCTGGTGTAAAACTATCCTATATCCGGAAAATGAAGAAGAAATATACAATATTTCGGCATTGATTGGAAGAAACATAGGTAAAGATATCACAAACCTTAATCCTATAATGGATGCTCATTTATTGACAGGCGACAGAGTGGCTTCAACATTATTCCCAATTAGCACTTCGGGCAACACGATTACAATTAGAAGATTCGCAAGAACTCCATGGACAATTACGCATTTTATAAGTCCTGAATATAATACAATGACAAGTGAAATGGCCGCAATTTTATGGCAAGCAATGCAATATGAATTAAACATTATTGTTGCAGGCGGAACAGCTTCAGGTAAAACTTCTGTTCTTAATACATTAAGTTCATTTATACCGCCAACACAAAGAATAATCTCTGTTGAAGATACCCGGGAAATATCATTACCTAAACCTTTGCATTGGAACTGGGTGCCAATGTCAAGCAGAACTTCAAACATTGAAGGGCAGGGAGAGATATCCATGTTAGATTTAATAATCGCTTCATTAAGAATGAGACCTGACAGGATGATAGTTGGAGAAATTAGAAAACAAGAACAGGCCCAGGCATTGTTCGAAGCAATGCACACCGGTCACTCTATATATTCTACAATGCACGCAGATACAGCGCAACAAGTTAAAAGAAGACTTACTGAACCTCCGATGAATATCCCATTGGTGGAAGTTTCTTCTTTGCACTTAATTCTTGTCCAGTACAGAGACAGAAGAAAAGGAATAAGAAGAACTATGGAACTTACAGAAGTAATGCCGGCTACCGGAGAAACCAGCAAACTTGAGCTTAATACTTTATATCGCTGGTTGCCAAGAAAAGATCAATTTGAAAAAGTAAACAGCCCAATACGGATAATTGACGAGTTAAATCTGCACACCGGAATGACAGTTAAAGAGATTAATGATGACCTTAACCAAAAGGTTTCAATTTTGAACTGGTTAAAAAAAGAAAAAGTATATAACATAGACGATTTAGGAAACATATTAAAAACCTATTATAAGGAACCAGATAAATTAATCAAGGCTGTAAATAATAAATGGAAAATTGAGAAAGTAATATGAAACATGCAAGACTGCCAATGCAAATATTATCATTTAAAACCGCTAACAAATTAGGGGGGATTTTCAAAGGTTTATGTTTAAGAATTTCTAAATATGTGCCCGGTTTAAAGTATGATTTAATCAAAGCAGATTATGAGTTATCAAGAACAGAATATGTTTGTTATTCATTGACAAATTCAATCCTTATAGGAATGATTGCATTCACGTTATTATTTCCTTTAAGCTTCGGAATTGCTCAAAGAACATTGCCAGCATCTTTGCAAATCGGATTGTTTGCGTCTCTAATATTATTTTCATTATTCTTTATTGTCTACCTTAAATATCCAGCAATAATCGCAGACAAAATTAGCGATGAACTTGACCAAGATTTGGTTTATGGATTAAAAGATTTATTGTTGCAGATAAGTTCAGGAATAACATTGGACCAAGCAATTGCAAATGTTGCAGATTCAGGATACGGTCAAATTTCAAAAGAATTTGAAAAACTAACCAAGGATGTTAGATCAGGCGCGCCAATGGCAGATGCATTAGAAAAGATGGCTCTCAAAAGTAATTCACGATATTTAAAAAGAACCGTTTGGCAAATGATTAATTCTATGAAAGCAGGCACTAATATAAAGGGCGCGCTTAAAACAGTTATAGACGAACTTATCACTGAACAACAAAACAATATAAATAAATATGCAAAAGAACTTAACCTCTGGACTTTGCTTTACATGGTGTTTGCAGTTGCAATACCTTCAATAGGGGGAACATTATTAATTATTCTTTCAAGTTTTGCAGACGCAGGTTTAAGCAAATCATCTTTTATATTATTCCTCGTAGCTGGTTTTTTAGTGCAAGTTGCGCTAATTGAATTCATTAAATCCCGGAGACCAATGATAAATATATGAAACAAGCCTATAGTTTAGTAACACGCGCATATCCTGAAAAATATTTGAAATGGATAGACAAATTACTCTATAACGCAGGAGAAACATCAGACCTTGAATACTGGTTAGGCACAAACACGATATTTTCAATACTCGCATGGCTTGCGCTTACAATCTTGCCATGGACAATGTACGGCGCATTTAGTTCACTTTATTTTTTATTAGGGCTTGCATCTGCGCTCCTTATATTGGGTTCAACGCACTTAATTTTATACCTAAAAGTCGAAGACAGAATTTCAAGAATAGAAGATGTAATCCCTGATATGCTCCAATTAGTTTCATCCAATTTAAGGTCAGGAATGACGCCTTACCAAGCGCTAAACATCAGCGCAAGACCTGAGTTTGGTCCGCTTGCTGAAGAAATAGAGCACGTTACTAAGAAAGGTTTAAGCACTGCCTCTTTCACAAATTTGCTAATTGAGATGAATGAACATATCCAATCAAATTTACTGGAACGCGTTACTAAAATGTTCAGTTCAGCTATAAAATCCGGCGGTAAACTGGCGAACCTTTTAGAGGACATGGCTAACGATCTTACACAGACTAAAAAATTAAAACAAGAGCTTATTACAACAACAAAAAGTTATACTGCTTTCATCTTATTTACAATAATCATCGGAACCCCATTGTTGCTTGCAATATCAGTGCA is drawn from Candidatus Woesearchaeota archaeon and contains these coding sequences:
- a CDS encoding type II/IV secretion system ATPase subunit, with amino-acid sequence MKEINCITEKSKLIDSYTLITDKVPVSVNIWDCPNESIPIYHIKFPNIGLGTQAFLNSLKEEITRGIPLRNELMTDPKIAKKIKLDYYKKLKSSIAEKLPDISKEKLELFSGITLHKMHGLGDLEIILGDNLLEEVTINGSKEPISIYHKKHGWCKTILYPENEEEIYNISALIGRNIGKDITNLNPIMDAHLLTGDRVASTLFPISTSGNTITIRRFARTPWTITHFISPEYNTMTSEMAAILWQAMQYELNIIVAGGTASGKTSVLNTLSSFIPPTQRIISVEDTREISLPKPLHWNWVPMSSRTSNIEGQGEISMLDLIIASLRMRPDRMIVGEIRKQEQAQALFEAMHTGHSIYSTMHADTAQQVKRRLTEPPMNIPLVEVSSLHLILVQYRDRRKGIRRTMELTEVMPATGETSKLELNTLYRWLPRKDQFEKVNSPIRIIDELNLHTGMTVKEINDDLNQKVSILNWLKKEKVYNIDDLGNILKTYYKEPDKLIKAVNNKWKIEKVI
- a CDS encoding type II secretion system F family protein translates to MKHARLPMQILSFKTANKLGGIFKGLCLRISKYVPGLKYDLIKADYELSRTEYVCYSLTNSILIGMIAFTLLFPLSFGIAQRTLPASLQIGLFASLILFSLFFIVYLKYPAIIADKISDELDQDLVYGLKDLLLQISSGITLDQAIANVADSGYGQISKEFEKLTKDVRSGAPMADALEKMALKSNSRYLKRTVWQMINSMKAGTNIKGALKTVIDELITEQQNNINKYAKELNLWTLLYMVFAVAIPSIGGTLLIILSSFADAGLSKSSFILFLVAGFLVQVALIEFIKSRRPMINI
- a CDS encoding type II secretion system F family protein, which produces MKQAYSLVTRAYPEKYLKWIDKLLYNAGETSDLEYWLGTNTIFSILAWLALTILPWTMYGAFSSLYFLLGLASALLILGSTHLILYLKVEDRISRIEDVIPDMLQLVSSNLRSGMTPYQALNISARPEFGPLAEEIEHVTKKGLSTASFTNLLIEMNEHIQSNLLERVTKMFSSAIKSGGKLANLLEDMANDLTQTKKLKQELITTTKSYTAFILFTIIIGTPLLLAISVHFIELIGELQITTPQSAGFGLDFLAGGLTITSEFLTNVSLIMLIITSVLTSMLLGVIKEGKEVYGLRYSPVLIGGTLISFYVAKYLIGTFFAF